The genomic segment GGTTCGGCGGCAACATTTCACGCACAGCCGAGTTCATAGGCATGGAACGGTCGGCCCTGCATCGTAAATTGAAGTCCTTGGCCATTGAATGATGGTTAAATCGACGGTCAAGCTATTGAATTAATTGAACTGCGCGAGAAGGCCGAAATCGGGAACTGTCGTGGACAACGCTTTAAATCGGATGGTTTGGACAGATTATCCATCCAAAGAGAACTTGCGTTGTGAAACCGGCTGGGCCTTAACTCGAACAGATGGGGAATGACGTTTCCATGATTCAGCGGTTGATCGTGGGGCGACATATCATGAAAGAGCAGGAGCGAAGGATATACAATGGCGGGAGAACGCGCACAAAACCTTCAAGACACGTTCCTAAACTATGTCCGTAAGAACAAAGTGCCTCTGACGATTTTCCTGGTGAACGGCGTGAAACTCCAGGGCGTGGTCAGCTGGTTTGACAATTTTTGCCTTCTGTTACGCCGCGATGGGCATTCGCAGCTCGTCTACAAACATGCGATCTCCACCATCATGCCTGGTGCGCCGATTCAAATGTTCGAGCAGGGCGAGGAGGGGGGCGGAGCGTCCTGAAGCGAGCCAAGTCCGAGTTACAAAGGGTCACGTTCGGCGCCAACACCAACGTTGAGCCCCAAGGCCGAGATCCCGATGCGCCGACCCGCGCATTGGTGATCGGTCCTTATCTGAACGAGCGTAAAGCTGCCTTCGATCCAGCGACTGGCATTCGGCCGCCCTCCGGGCGGTCGGTGGAAGCGCGTCTGGACGAAGCGGCAGGCCTTGCGCGCGCCATCGACCTCGATGTGGTCGCGGCCGAAATCGCCATGCTGTCGAAGCTGAAGCCGGCGACCTATCTGGGCACTGGTAAGGTCGAGGAATTCGCCGCTCTCGTCAAAGAGAAAGACGTCGAGATCGTCATCGTCGACTGCGCCTTGTCGCCGGTGCAGCAGCGCAATCTCGAAAAGGAATTCGTTGCCAAGGTCATCGACCGCACCGGTCTTATTCTGGAGATTTTCGGGCGTCGCGCCCGCACGCGCGAAGGTGCGTTGCAGGTCGAGCTGGCGCATCTGGCCTATCAGCGATCGCGGCTCGTGCGCTCCTGGACCCATCTGGAACGCCAGCGCGGCGGCTTCGGCTTCCTCGGTGGTCCTGGCGAAACCCAGATCGAAGCTGACCGTCGGCTCATTCAAGAACGTATCCTCAAGATCGAACGCGATCTGGAAGGCGTGAAGAAGACGCGCGGCCTGCATCGCGCCCAACGCCAGGCTGTGCCTTATCCGGTGGTGGCGCTGGTTGGTTACACCAATGCCGGCAAATCGACCCTGTTCAACCGGCTGACGCGCGCCGAGGTTTTGGCGCAGGACATGCTGTTTGCGACGCTCGATCCGACCTTGCGCGCGGTGGCGCTGCCGCATGGCGAGAGGATCATGCTGTCCGATACGGTCGGCTTCATCTCCGATCTGCCGACCCAGCTTGTCACCGCCTTTCGCGCCACGCTCGAGGAAGTGATCGAGGCCGATCTGGTGCTGCACGTGCGTGATCTCTCCCATGAGGACACGGAGGCGCAGAGCACCGATGTGGAACAGGTGCTGCGCGACCTCGGCATCGATCCTAATGACGGTCATTTCGTCGAGATCTGGAACAAGATCGATCTGCTCGATCCCTCCCAGGCGGACGCCTTGCGCACCAGCGTCTCGCGCCGTCCGCTTGAAGAACGTCCCTTCGTCGTTTCGGCGCTGACGGGCGAGGGCATCGACGATCTGCTCGCCGGGATCGAGGCACGGCTCTCACGCGATCATGTGACGTTTGAACTGCGGCTTGGACCGCAGGAACAAGATCAACTCGGCTGGATCTATGACAACATGCAAGTGCTGTCGCGCGATCACGACGAAGACGGCGCCGTGCATTTCAAACTGCGCGTCGCGCCCGACATGATCGATCGGTTGGAACGCCGCATGCCGCAGGCAACCCGCGTGGTGGTCCGACAACCAGCGCGCCGCCGTCCGCGTCGACCCGCAGCTGAATAGTTGAAGAATGGCTTGGCGCGCTCACTCCATGCGGGCGCGAAACAGGATGGCCGAGGCGGTCAAAGTGATCGCGGCAATGATGATCAGCGGCCAGGTGTTGGCCAGCACGTCGAGCGCCGGCATGGCCTTCAGGAAGATCCCTTCACTGACGATAAGGAAATGTTTCGGCGGATTGGCCTGTGCCAGCACCTGCAGCCAGCCGGGCATATTGTCGACGGGGCTGGCATAACCTGACAACAAGGTTGCCGGCACGGTGACCAGAAAGACGCCGAGAAAAGCCTGCTGCTGCGTCTGCGCCAGCGACGACACCAGCATGCCGACGCCGACGAGCGCCAGCAGGTAGAAAGTCAACGCCAGATAGAACAGCGGGACCGAGCCGGTGAGTGGTACGCCGAAGGCAAGGGGTATCAGCACCAGATAAAGCGACGCGTTGAACAGGCCGACGAGGAAAGGCGGCACCATTTTGCCGATCAGGATTTCGTGGACGCGCAAGGGCGAGACCATGAGTTGATCGAAGGTGCCCAGCTCACGCTCGCGCGCTACTGACAGCGCCGTGATGCCAAGGCCGGATACGGTGCTGATGATGACGATCAGCGCCGGCATGGTGAACCACAGATAGTCGAGGTTCGGGTTGAACCAGTTGGTGATGACCGATTGTGAGCGAGGCGCATCGATAACAGGCGCGAGCGACGCTCCCATTTCGGCAGTGATGCGCTCGATATAGCCGGAGACGATCTGTGCGGCGTTGGAGCGGCGACCGTCGAACACGGCCTGGATGATCGCCGGGCGGCCGGCCGTCACATCGGCGCTGAAGCGCTGGTCGATCGAGACGGCGACGATGACGCGTTGATTGTCGATGGCGCTGCGCAATTCCTCGGGCGATCGGAGCCAGACGATGCCGCGGATATTGGGGCTGCCAGCCAAGCGCTGCACGAATTCCGTGCTCCAGGCGCCGCTGTCGCGATTGTAGACGCCGACGTCGATATTCTTGACTTCCAACGTCGTCGCAAAGCCGAGGATGAACAATTGCACCAGCGGCGGCACCACCAGAATGACGCGGGCTCGGGGATCGCGCAGGATCGCCCACATTTCCTTGATGATGAGCGCGATGATGCGACCCCACATCAGGTGATCCTCCGGCGGGTGGCGCGGATGGCGAGCACAAAGAAGAAAGCGCCGAAGCCGAGCAGGATCGCGATATCGCGCAGGAACAGGCCCCAGAGATCGCCGACGGCAAAGACCGTCTGCAGCGGCGGAATGACATAGCGTGCCGGCACCGCATAGGTGATGAATTGGATGATCCGCGGCATCGAGGAGATTTCGAACAGGAAGCCGGAAAGCAGCATCGCCGGCAGAAAGGCCGAGAGCAAAGCGACCTGGCTGGCGACGAACTGGTTCTTGGTGACAGCGGAGATCAGCAGCCCTTGACCTAGGGCCGGCACCAGAAAGGCCGACGCAATGGCGAGCAGGGCCAGCGCCGAACCGAGGAACGGCACGCCGAAGACGAAGATCGCGATGAGCGTGCAGATGGTCATCGAGCAGAGCCCGAGAACGAAGTAGGGAATAACCTTGGTCGCCAGAAATTCCGGCATGCCGATCGGCGTTGCCAGCAAAGCCTCCATCGTGCCGCGCTCCCATTCACGCGCGACGACCAGGGCGGTGAGCAGCGTGCCGATCATCGTCATGACGATGGCGATGGAGCCCGGCACCAGAAAATAGCGGCTGGTCAGTTCCGGATTGAACCAGAAGCGCTGGGCGAGACTGATGGGCGGCAGCGGCTGCACGCCGCGTTCGCTGGCGAGGCCCGCCGCCCAGCCAGCGCGGATGCCTTCGGCATAGGCGGCGACGAAGCCGGCGGTGTTGGGCATGGAACCGTCGGTGATGACCTGTACGGACGCTGGCTCGCCGCGCCCGTCGAGGCGGCGGCCGAAGTCGGGTGGAATGACGATGATGCCGCGAATGGCGCCGGCGACGAGATCGGCCTTCAGCGTCGCGACATCGCGGGCGCCGGTGATCTCGAACCAGGTCGAGCGTTCATAGGCGGTGGCGAGACTGCGCGCCTGGGCGCTCGTGTCCTGCAAGGCGAGGCCGATCTTGATCCGCGTCGTGTCGAGCGACACGCCATAGCCGAAGAGGAAGAGCAGGATCATCGGCAGCACGAAAGCGATCAGGAAAGTCGAGGGATCGCGCAGGATTTGCAGCGTCTCCTTGACGAGGAGCGCGGTGAAGCGTTGCCGGGAGAAGGCTTGGCTCATGCGGCCTCCCGTTGCTTGTCGGATTCTTCGATCAGGGTGATGAAGGCACCTTCCAGAGTTGGATCATCGAGCCCGGCTTTTGCCGCCGCCTGCGATTTGAGATCGTCGGGGGTGCCGATGGCGATTTCCGCGCCGCGATAGATGAGCGCGATACGGTCGCAATATTCCGCCTCGTCCATGAAATGGGTGGTGACGAGAACGGTGACGCCGTGCTCCACCAGGCCGTTGATATGGGTCCAGAACTCACGGCGCACGATCGGATCGACACCGGACGTCGGTTCATCGAGAAATAGCACCGGCGGCTGATGCATGACGGCGCAGGCCAGCGCCAGCCGCTGTTTGAAGCCAAGCGGCATGGTCCCGCTATTGGTCGAGAGATAATCCTTCAGATGAAAGATCTCGACCATGCGCTCGATCGCCTCGCGCTGCCGCGCGCCGGTCAGTCCATAGACACCGGAGAAGAAATTCAGGTTCTGTTGGACGCTGAGATCGCCATAGAGCGAGAATTTTTGCGCCATATAGCCGAGCGATTGGCGCGCCTCGGCGCGTGCCTTACGCAGATCATGGCCGGCGACGCGGCCACCGCCTGAGCTGGGCGTCAGCAGGCCGCAGAGCATTTTGAACGTGGTCGATTTGCCCGCGCCATTGGGGCCGAGCAATCCAAAAATCTGGCCACGGGGAACCGAAAAGCTGATGTCGCTGGCGGCGGTGAAGGCGCCAAACCGCTTTGTTAGCTTCTCCGCGATGATGGCCGGTTCCTGTGTGTCAGGGATCGTTCGATAGGCTTGCGCCAGGATGCTGGTGCCGGACGGGCCACCGCCGAGAATATCGACAAAGGCATCTTCGAAGCGCGGCGCCGTCGGCTCGATGCGGGAGTCGCTTGGCGCGCCGAAGGCGGCGGGGGCAGGGGCGCCGACATCTGGTTTCATCACCAGGCGCAACGACGCGCCCTGGACGGTGCCGTCGGTGACATCCTTGTCGTTGAGGGCGCGCTCGAGCAGTTTGCGGCGGCCGTCGGCGCCGGCGAAGACGCGATAAACCCGGCCCTGGATCTGGCCGGTGAGACGCGCCGGCTCGCCCGCATAAAGCAACTTGCCTTCATTGAGCAGGAAGACGGTGTCGCATTTCTCCGCTTCGTCGAGATAGGCGGTCGACCACAGCACGCCGATGCCTTCGCCGGCGAGATTGCGTACCATGGTCCACAATTCCCGCCGCGAGACCGGATCGACGCCGACGCCCGGTTCGTCGAGCAGAAGCAGTTTCGGCGCTTTCACCATGGCGCAGGCCAGACCGAGCTTCTGCTTCATGCCGCCCGAGAGCTTACCCGCTAAACGCGTGCGGAAACGGTCGAGATCGGTGAAGGCGAGCAGCTCATGAAAGCGTGCTTCTCGTTCGCTCACCGGCAATCCACGGAGATTGGCGTAGAGCGAGAGGTTCTCGATGACGCTGAGATCTTCATAGAGGCCGAAGCGCTGCGGCATGTAACCGATATCAGCCCGATCGGCGTCAACGGCCGCAACGTTCTGCACTTCCACAGAACCGCCGTCGGGATCGAGCAGGCCGGCGAGCAGGCGGATCAAGGTAGTCTTGCCGGCGCCGTCGGGGCCGACGAGCCCGGTCATCCGCCCGGCGATGATGTCGATGGAGACCGCGTCGAGTGCCGCCGCAGCGTTCTTGCTGAAGCGTTTGGTGACGGCGCGTGCCGTTGCGACGAGGCCGTCCATCCTAGCGCCCTCCGGCTGGCCGGGCGTCGGGAATGGTGACGGTGACGGGCTGGCCCTGGCGCAAGGCATCGTCAGGATCGGTGACGACGATGCGCAGGCGATAAACGAGGTCGGTGCGCAGGCTTTCCGTCTGCACTGATTTCGGCGTGAACTCCGCTGTCGGTGAAATGAAGCCGATGGTGCCGCGATAGAGTTTTGGATTGCCGTCGCTTTTGACCTGCGCTTCCATGCCTGGCGAAATGCGCCCGAGATCAGGCTCCGACACATAGGCGCGCACGCGCATCGGCCGATCGATGGTGAGGGTGAAAACGGATTCGCCCGCCTGGACGATGGCGCCGGGCTCGCGCGCCCGTGTCAGGATCGTGCCGGCTGATGGGGCTTTCAAGGTCGCGTCGGCAAGATCGGTCTGTGCCTTATCACGTTGGGCTACGGCGACCGCATATTGTGCGTCGGCCGAGGCGATGTCCTCTTTGCGGAAGCCGGCGCGGATCAGCGACAAGGATTGCTCGGCCGCCTGCAAGCGTGCCTGATCGGCCCTGAACTGGGCTTCGGACAGATCGTATTGCGCCTGGCTGACGATGTGGTTCTTGAACAATTGCGAGCGACGGTCGAAATCCTGGCTGGTCTGCACCAGCGATGCACGGCGCTCAGCTACGGTCGCTTCGGCCTGCGCGATGTCCTGCGGACGATTGCCGCTGCGGCGTTTGTCGCGTTCCGCCGCCGCGACACTGACCTGCGCTTCGGCGGCGTTCAGCATATCGGTGAGCGGTTTGGTATCGAGCTGCGCCAGGATGGTTCCTGTCTCAACGCGTGCGCCTTCGTCCACCGGCATGGTGGCGATGCGACCGGGCACACGGAAGCCGAGATCGACGGAGCGAATGTCGACATTGCCGTAGAGGGCGAGAGGGCCGCCGGTCTGCGGTGCGAAGAAGCCAAAGCCGTGCGTGAGATAAGCGGCCAGTGCGACGGCCGCGAGCAAAGCGAGAATGATCAGCCGCGTCTTCATGGCTTGCTTTCGATGTCGCTGGAGAGAATGGCCCGGCAATGGGCATGCACGGTGCGGCGGATCTTTTCGGCATGGGCTTGGTCGATGTCGTCCCATTCCATGAAGCGCAGTGCGGTTGCGCGTGCGACACGGAAGACGATGACCTGGCCGAGGATGCTCACCAGTTTCAGGCGCGCGTCTTCTTGGCTCCATCGACCATTGCCGTGGTGCTCGACGAGTGCGATCAAGCGGCCCGCCACCCGATCGAAGATATGCCGGTAGAGAATCTGGAAAGCCTCGGTCGGCTCCATCTGCTCGCGCACGATGAAACGGGCCCAGGCCGCGCTCTGCGGATTGAGCATGAGCCCCAGCATGCCGTCGACCATGGTGAGGACGTAGGGCAGGGCCTCCTCGGGCCGGATGTCGTCAATCGCGGGCAGGCGGGTGAGGGCGGCGCCCAGCCCGCTTTCGATCTTTTCGGCGATGTGCTTGGCGGTGGCCAGGTAAAGCCCTTCCTTGCCGCCATAGTGATAGGTGATGGAGGACATGGCGGTGCCGGCAGCTGCAGCCAGCGCGCGGGTGCTGACCCCTTCGAGACCCTTGCGGCCGAAGAGGTCGACGGCTGTCTCCAACAGCCGGTCGTCGGTGGGCAGGGGCTTTTGCGGTGTTTTCGGCTTCTGGCTCATGCCTTATTTTAGTTCGATCGAACGAACAAATCAATGAAGATCTGTTGGCGCAGGCGGACGATTTAGCGGAAAAAGCTCTAAATCATTGGCATTTCAAATAAATATTGAAATTCTTAAGCGGCGCGGCGAGTAGCGGCAGGTCATAGGCGCGGTGGAATTGATTTGGCCGACGGCCATGTCGCACATTCGGTTGTCAGCTCCAGCGTCGCACGTGCTCGACTAAAGCGCGCAGCTTCGGTGCCATGTTCCGTCGTTGCGGATAATAAAGGTAGAACCCTGGAAAGGGCGGCAGGAAGTCTTCAAGCAGCCAGACAAGCTCACCCCGCTCCACATAAGGCCGGAATGTCTCGCGCATCGCGAAGGTGATCCCGGCCCCACAAAGGGCGGCGCGCAGCATCAGGCGAAGATCATTCGTCGTGATCTGGGGCTCGACCGCCACGTCAAAGGCGACGCCTTTTTCTTCGAATTCCCAGCGATGGGGAGCGATATGTGGCGCGCGGCGCCAACCGATGCAGCGATGCTGAACCAACTCGCGTGGATGGCTCGGCACGCCATGGGTCGCCAGATAGGATGGCGCGGCCACAGCTGCTTCACACTGGTTGCCCCCCACTGGCACGGCGATCATGTCTTGTTCGATCACCTCGCCTAGCCTGACACCTGCATCAAATCCTGCCGCGACGATATCGAATTCCTCGTCGGTGACCGTCACGTCGATGGTCACGGCCGGATTGGCCTCGGCAAAGCGGGAGAGGAGAGCCCCCGACAAGAAGTCTTCGGCAATCGAGGTGACGGCCAGCTTTAACAACCCACGCGGTTGATCTTCGGCCGCCAGATGCTCCAGTACAGCCATCATGTCCGACATGGGTTGCG from the Beijerinckia sp. 28-YEA-48 genome contains:
- the hfq gene encoding RNA chaperone Hfq codes for the protein MAGERAQNLQDTFLNYVRKNKVPLTIFLVNGVKLQGVVSWFDNFCLLLRRDGHSQLVYKHAISTIMPGAPIQMFEQGEEGGGAS
- a CDS encoding LysR family transcriptional regulator; the encoded protein is MNIDLNLLPLFQAVAEADNFRAAADRLGVTRSAVSQGVRRLEDCIGMALVTRTTRSVRLTEAGERLRAALSQPMSDMMAVLEHLAAEDQPRGLLKLAVTSIAEDFLSGALLSRFAEANPAVTIDVTVTDEEFDIVAAGFDAGVRLGEVIEQDMIAVPVGGNQCEAAVAAPSYLATHGVPSHPRELVQHRCIGWRRAPHIAPHRWEFEEKGVAFDVAVEPQITTNDLRLMLRAALCGAGITFAMRETFRPYVERGELVWLLEDFLPPFPGFYLYYPQRRNMAPKLRALVEHVRRWS
- a CDS encoding ABC transporter permease, with the protein product MSQAFSRQRFTALLVKETLQILRDPSTFLIAFVLPMILLFLFGYGVSLDTTRIKIGLALQDTSAQARSLATAYERSTWFEITGARDVATLKADLVAGAIRGIIVIPPDFGRRLDGRGEPASVQVITDGSMPNTAGFVAAYAEGIRAGWAAGLASERGVQPLPPISLAQRFWFNPELTSRYFLVPGSIAIVMTMIGTLLTALVVAREWERGTMEALLATPIGMPEFLATKVIPYFVLGLCSMTICTLIAIFVFGVPFLGSALALLAIASAFLVPALGQGLLISAVTKNQFVASQVALLSAFLPAMLLSGFLFEISSMPRIIQFITYAVPARYVIPPLQTVFAVGDLWGLFLRDIAILLGFGAFFFVLAIRATRRRIT
- a CDS encoding ABC transporter permease — translated: MMWGRIIALIIKEMWAILRDPRARVILVVPPLVQLFILGFATTLEVKNIDVGVYNRDSGAWSTEFVQRLAGSPNIRGIVWLRSPEELRSAIDNQRVIVAVSIDQRFSADVTAGRPAIIQAVFDGRRSNAAQIVSGYIERITAEMGASLAPVIDAPRSQSVITNWFNPNLDYLWFTMPALIVIISTVSGLGITALSVARERELGTFDQLMVSPLRVHEILIGKMVPPFLVGLFNASLYLVLIPLAFGVPLTGSVPLFYLALTFYLLALVGVGMLVSSLAQTQQQAFLGVFLVTVPATLLSGYASPVDNMPGWLQVLAQANPPKHFLIVSEGIFLKAMPALDVLANTWPLIIIAAITLTASAILFRARME
- the hflX gene encoding GTPase HflX: MIGPYLNERKAAFDPATGIRPPSGRSVEARLDEAAGLARAIDLDVVAAEIAMLSKLKPATYLGTGKVEEFAALVKEKDVEIVIVDCALSPVQQRNLEKEFVAKVIDRTGLILEIFGRRARTREGALQVELAHLAYQRSRLVRSWTHLERQRGGFGFLGGPGETQIEADRRLIQERILKIERDLEGVKKTRGLHRAQRQAVPYPVVALVGYTNAGKSTLFNRLTRAEVLAQDMLFATLDPTLRAVALPHGERIMLSDTVGFISDLPTQLVTAFRATLEEVIEADLVLHVRDLSHEDTEAQSTDVEQVLRDLGIDPNDGHFVEIWNKIDLLDPSQADALRTSVSRRPLEERPFVVSALTGEGIDDLLAGIEARLSRDHVTFELRLGPQEQDQLGWIYDNMQVLSRDHDEDGAVHFKLRVAPDMIDRLERRMPQATRVVVRQPARRRPRRPAAE
- a CDS encoding CerR family C-terminal domain-containing protein → MSQKPKTPQKPLPTDDRLLETAVDLFGRKGLEGVSTRALAAAAGTAMSSITYHYGGKEGLYLATAKHIAEKIESGLGAALTRLPAIDDIRPEEALPYVLTMVDGMLGLMLNPQSAAWARFIVREQMEPTEAFQILYRHIFDRVAGRLIALVEHHGNGRWSQEDARLKLVSILGQVIVFRVARATALRFMEWDDIDQAHAEKIRRTVHAHCRAILSSDIESKP
- the hlyD gene encoding secretion protein HlyD: MKTRLIILALLAAVALAAYLTHGFGFFAPQTGGPLALYGNVDIRSVDLGFRVPGRIATMPVDEGARVETGTILAQLDTKPLTDMLNAAEAQVSVAAAERDKRRSGNRPQDIAQAEATVAERRASLVQTSQDFDRRSQLFKNHIVSQAQYDLSEAQFRADQARLQAAEQSLSLIRAGFRKEDIASADAQYAVAVAQRDKAQTDLADATLKAPSAGTILTRAREPGAIVQAGESVFTLTIDRPMRVRAYVSEPDLGRISPGMEAQVKSDGNPKLYRGTIGFISPTAEFTPKSVQTESLRTDLVYRLRIVVTDPDDALRQGQPVTVTIPDARPAGGR
- a CDS encoding ATP-binding cassette domain-containing protein, whose amino-acid sequence is MDGLVATARAVTKRFSKNAAAALDAVSIDIIAGRMTGLVGPDGAGKTTLIRLLAGLLDPDGGSVEVQNVAAVDADRADIGYMPQRFGLYEDLSVIENLSLYANLRGLPVSEREARFHELLAFTDLDRFRTRLAGKLSGGMKQKLGLACAMVKAPKLLLLDEPGVGVDPVSRRELWTMVRNLAGEGIGVLWSTAYLDEAEKCDTVFLLNEGKLLYAGEPARLTGQIQGRVYRVFAGADGRRKLLERALNDKDVTDGTVQGASLRLVMKPDVGAPAPAAFGAPSDSRIEPTAPRFEDAFVDILGGGPSGTSILAQAYRTIPDTQEPAIIAEKLTKRFGAFTAASDISFSVPRGQIFGLLGPNGAGKSTTFKMLCGLLTPSSGGGRVAGHDLRKARAEARQSLGYMAQKFSLYGDLSVQQNLNFFSGVYGLTGARQREAIERMVEIFHLKDYLSTNSGTMPLGFKQRLALACAVMHQPPVLFLDEPTSGVDPIVRREFWTHINGLVEHGVTVLVTTHFMDEAEYCDRIALIYRGAEIAIGTPDDLKSQAAAKAGLDDPTLEGAFITLIEESDKQREAA